The Candidatus Zixiibacteriota bacterium genome has a window encoding:
- the tsaD gene encoding tRNA (adenosine(37)-N6)-threonylcarbamoyltransferase complex transferase subunit TsaD — MITLGIETSCDETSAAVVRDGRDVLSNVILSQAVHSRFGGVIPEVASREHVKAIVPIYKQALADANVALDDIGLVAATVGPGLVGPLLVGLSFAKGLAYARKLPFVPVNHLEGHLAANVLEHRELDKHHLTLIVSGGHTMLVEVLSFGEYNVLGRTRDDAAGEAFDKVAKIMGLGYPGGAALDKLAETGNARHHRFPRAVMKDDYQFSFSGLKTAVAIYLAKLTPEELEKNKADIAASFQEAVVDALVSKTILAAQHTGVRHVTISGGVAANSRLRTRLHEEVKAIGGRMFYPSLQLCTDNAAMIAAAGYYNFEKYGPGELIANAIPNLRLG, encoded by the coding sequence ATGATAACGCTGGGGATTGAGACCTCTTGCGACGAAACCTCGGCGGCAGTTGTTCGCGATGGCCGCGATGTTTTGTCAAACGTGATCCTGTCACAGGCGGTGCACTCGCGGTTCGGCGGCGTGATACCGGAGGTGGCCAGCCGGGAGCATGTAAAGGCGATTGTGCCGATCTACAAGCAGGCGCTCGCGGATGCCAACGTTGCTCTTGATGATATCGGACTTGTGGCAGCGACAGTCGGCCCCGGCCTGGTGGGCCCGCTGTTAGTGGGCCTTAGTTTCGCCAAGGGGTTGGCGTACGCGCGCAAGCTGCCGTTTGTACCGGTGAACCACCTCGAGGGGCATCTCGCGGCGAACGTGCTCGAACATCGCGAACTTGACAAACACCATCTAACGCTGATTGTCTCCGGCGGCCACACGATGCTGGTAGAGGTTCTCTCTTTCGGTGAGTACAACGTGCTGGGACGGACCCGCGATGATGCCGCCGGCGAGGCGTTCGATAAGGTCGCAAAGATCATGGGGCTGGGGTATCCGGGCGGAGCGGCTCTGGACAAATTGGCCGAGACCGGAAACGCGAGACATCATCGCTTTCCCCGAGCTGTCATGAAAGATGACTACCAGTTCTCGTTTTCCGGATTGAAGACGGCAGTGGCGATCTATCTGGCAAAGCTCACACCTGAAGAACTTGAAAAAAACAAGGCCGACATTGCCGCATCGTTCCAGGAAGCGGTAGTGGATGCGCTAGTTTCAAAGACGATACTGGCTGCTCAGCACACCGGCGTGCGGCATGTGACTATATCCGGCGGCGTAGCGGCCAATAGCCGCCTTCGCACCCGGCTGCACGAGGAGGTGAAAGCGATAGGTGGGCGGATGTTTTATCCATCGTTACAGCTCTGTACCGATAATGCCGCGATGATCGCCGCGGCCGGATACTACAATTTCGAAAAGTACGGCCCCGGCGAGCTGATCGCCAACGCGATCCCGAATTTGCGGTTGGGGTAG